A single window of Microbispora hainanensis DNA harbors:
- a CDS encoding MFS transporter, translating into MTSGNIRLRSAPGRWVLVTTVLGSGMATLDGTVVNVALPALGRDLHAGMSGLQWTVNAYTLTMAALILLGGSLGDRLGRRKIFVTGVVWFALASALCGAAPSTPVLVLARALQGIGGALLIPGSLAIIQASYVPDDRPRAVGAWSGLGGVAAALGPLFGGWLVETAGWRWVFLLNLPLAAVVAGVATRHVPETRDPGSNGRFDVLGTVLAAPALAGLTYGLILAGDGLVPLAAGIVLSICFVVVEIRRSPRSLVPVGVFASREFTAVNVVTLVMYAAMGLVFFLLVVQLQVSAGFSPIAAGSAMLPVTILMLLLSPRAGDLAKRAGPRLPMTAGILLCAAGLLLMSRIAPDASYLADVLPAAVVFGLGLSAAVAPLTATVLATAEDRYAGVASGINNALARTGGLLAVAAVPPLVGLTGAAYDSPAAFTRGFHTSMLAAAAMMAVAAALTFVTIRRNVLVSAPEPPAPGCPVEAPPLT; encoded by the coding sequence ATGACATCCGGAAATATCCGGCTCCGCTCGGCGCCAGGCCGGTGGGTGCTGGTCACCACGGTCCTCGGGTCGGGCATGGCCACACTCGACGGCACCGTGGTCAACGTGGCCCTGCCCGCTCTCGGGCGCGACCTGCACGCCGGGATGTCCGGCCTCCAGTGGACCGTGAACGCGTACACGCTCACGATGGCCGCGCTGATCCTGCTGGGCGGGTCGCTGGGCGACCGGCTGGGCAGGCGGAAGATCTTCGTCACCGGGGTGGTCTGGTTCGCCCTGGCCTCCGCGCTCTGCGGGGCCGCGCCCAGCACGCCGGTGCTCGTGCTCGCTCGCGCGCTCCAGGGCATCGGCGGGGCCCTGCTGATCCCCGGGTCCCTGGCGATCATCCAGGCGAGCTACGTGCCGGACGACCGGCCGCGCGCCGTCGGCGCCTGGTCGGGGCTGGGCGGCGTGGCCGCCGCGCTCGGGCCGTTGTTCGGCGGCTGGCTCGTGGAGACGGCGGGCTGGCGCTGGGTGTTCCTGCTCAACCTGCCACTCGCGGCCGTCGTGGCCGGCGTCGCCACCCGCCACGTGCCCGAGACCCGCGACCCCGGGTCGAACGGCCGCTTCGACGTGCTCGGCACCGTCCTCGCCGCACCCGCGCTGGCCGGGCTGACGTACGGGCTGATCCTGGCGGGCGACGGGCTGGTGCCGCTGGCCGCCGGGATCGTCCTGTCCATCTGTTTCGTGGTCGTGGAGATCCGGCGCTCTCCCCGGTCGCTCGTCCCGGTGGGGGTCTTCGCCTCGCGGGAGTTCACCGCGGTCAACGTCGTCACGCTGGTCATGTACGCCGCGATGGGCCTGGTGTTCTTCCTGCTGGTCGTCCAGCTCCAGGTGTCGGCCGGGTTCTCCCCGATCGCCGCGGGGTCGGCGATGCTCCCGGTGACGATCCTCATGCTGCTGCTGTCGCCCCGGGCGGGCGACCTGGCCAAGCGGGCAGGCCCGCGCCTCCCCATGACGGCGGGCATCCTCCTGTGCGCGGCCGGGCTGCTGCTGATGAGCCGTATCGCCCCGGACGCGTCCTATCTCGCCGACGTGCTGCCGGCGGCGGTCGTGTTCGGGCTCGGCCTGTCCGCCGCCGTCGCCCCGCTCACCGCGACCGTGCTCGCCACCGCGGAGGATCGGTACGCGGGCGTGGCCAGCGGGATCAACAACGCCCTGGCCCGGACGGGCGGCCTGCTGGCCGTCGCCGCCGTCCCGCCGCTGGTGGGCCTGACGGGGGCCGCCTACGACTCCCCTGCGGCGTTCACCCGGGGGTTCCACACCTCGATGCTGGCCGCCGCGGCCATGATGGCCGTCGCGGCGGCCCTCACGTTCGTCACGATCAGGCGGAACGTGCTCGTGTCCGCGCCCGAGCCACCCGCTCCCGGCTGCCCGGTCGAGGCGCCACCCCTCACCTGA
- a CDS encoding HAD family hydrolase, which yields MKTVLFDYGNVVSLPQDPEDVARMAGGDPGFEDRYWAARLDFDRGTLDPAAYWSHVYGRPMGGAELDAVVALDTASWSRPNEETVAIIDELAGVGVPMALLSNMPVCIAETIDTLPFMRPIGPRFYSGRMGLVKPEPEIFHETVAWLGAAPGDLVFVDDREQNVAAAKRVGLAAVHFRDAAALREELKTLLT from the coding sequence ATGAAGACTGTGCTTTTCGACTACGGCAACGTCGTGTCGCTTCCCCAGGACCCCGAAGACGTCGCGCGCATGGCGGGAGGTGATCCGGGGTTCGAAGACCGCTACTGGGCGGCGCGGCTCGACTTCGACCGGGGCACGCTCGACCCGGCCGCGTACTGGTCCCACGTGTACGGCAGGCCGATGGGCGGGGCCGAGCTGGACGCGGTCGTCGCCCTCGACACGGCGAGCTGGTCGCGGCCCAACGAGGAGACCGTGGCGATCATCGACGAGCTGGCCGGCGTCGGGGTGCCCATGGCGCTGCTGTCCAACATGCCGGTCTGCATCGCCGAGACGATCGACACGCTGCCGTTCATGCGGCCGATCGGCCCGAGGTTCTACAGCGGCCGGATGGGCCTGGTGAAGCCGGAGCCGGAGATCTTCCACGAGACCGTGGCCTGGCTCGGGGCGGCCCCCGGCGATCTCGTCTTCGTGGACGACCGGGAGCAGAACGTCGCGGCGGCCAAGAGGGTGGGGCTGGCCGCCGTCCACTTCCGCGACGCCGCCGCCCTGCGCGAGGAGCTCAAGACGCTGCTGACCTAG
- the arfB gene encoding alternative ribosome rescue aminoacyl-tRNA hydrolase ArfB: protein MSGPLHVRGSIVVPEAELAWRFSRSSGPGGQGVNTTDSRVELSFDLARTTALGPVLRARALERLSARAVDGVITIAASEYRSQLRNREAARERLAALLRDAIAPPPKRRRPTKPSKGAVERRLAAKKHRSDLKRLRRTGD from the coding sequence ATGTCAGGCCCGTTGCACGTGCGCGGCTCGATCGTCGTGCCCGAAGCGGAGCTCGCCTGGCGTTTCTCCCGCTCGTCCGGGCCGGGCGGCCAGGGCGTCAACACCACCGACAGCCGGGTCGAGCTGAGCTTCGACCTCGCGCGCACCACCGCCCTCGGCCCGGTGCTCAGGGCCCGCGCGCTCGAACGGCTCTCCGCCCGCGCGGTGGACGGCGTGATCACGATCGCGGCCTCGGAGTACCGCTCCCAACTGCGCAACCGGGAGGCCGCGCGGGAGCGGCTCGCCGCCCTCCTCCGCGACGCCATCGCGCCGCCGCCCAAGCGGCGCCGTCCCACCAAGCCGTCCAAGGGCGCGGTCGAGCGCCGTCTGGCGGCCAAGAAGCACCGCTCCGACCTCAAGCGCCTGCGCCGTACGGGCGACTGA
- a CDS encoding TetR/AcrR family transcriptional regulator, whose protein sequence is MGALTAKGAATRQRIVEGAAETIRERGVMDTTLDDVRARTRTSKSQLFHYFPGGKEELLLAVARFEADRVLADQQPYLGELTSWAAWQAWRDRLVERYREQGPQCPLNVVMSQVGQSTPGAQAVVTELMLRWEAEIAAGVRHMQAAGEIDPGIDPGRAAAALLAGIQGGVLLHLSTGRLVHLEAALDMGIAHLRDSAARLSRPYGAGA, encoded by the coding sequence ATGGGGGCGCTGACCGCGAAGGGGGCCGCCACGCGGCAGCGGATCGTCGAGGGCGCGGCCGAGACGATCCGCGAGCGCGGGGTGATGGACACCACCCTCGACGACGTGCGCGCCCGGACCCGCACCAGCAAGAGCCAGCTGTTCCACTACTTCCCGGGCGGCAAGGAGGAGCTGCTGCTGGCGGTGGCCCGCTTCGAGGCCGACCGGGTGCTCGCCGACCAGCAGCCCTACCTCGGCGAGCTCACCTCGTGGGCGGCCTGGCAGGCCTGGCGTGACCGCCTCGTGGAGCGCTACCGCGAGCAGGGGCCGCAGTGCCCGCTCAACGTGGTGATGTCGCAGGTGGGCCAGAGCACACCGGGCGCCCAGGCGGTGGTGACCGAGCTGATGCTCCGGTGGGAGGCGGAGATCGCCGCCGGCGTGCGGCACATGCAGGCCGCGGGCGAGATCGACCCGGGCATCGATCCCGGGCGGGCGGCGGCCGCGCTGCTCGCGGGGATCCAGGGCGGGGTGCTGCTCCACCTGTCCACCGGCCGGCTCGTTCACCTGGAGGCGGCGCTGGACATGGGCATCGCGCACCTGCGCGACAGCGCCGCGCGGCTCAGTCGCCCGTACGGCGCAGGCGCTTGA
- a CDS encoding SDR family NAD(P)-dependent oxidoreductase, protein MEHLRNRTALVTGATDGIGAAIARALAAEGAMVVVHGRDPARGEKVVAAIAEAGGRAAFVRADLAHAEAVRDLAAAAHDLAGGPLDILVNNAAMLITPSPTAEVAEDLLDGALAVNVRAVFLLTGLVAPAMAARGRGAIVNMGSISGLFGTDGSALYSMTKAAIHSLTKSWADEYGPHGVRVNTVAPGPTFTEKVAAMEEYLTPMISRLPSRRASTPDEVARAVVFLAGDDASNIHGATLSVDGGRAAI, encoded by the coding sequence ATGGAACACCTGCGGAACCGCACCGCCCTCGTCACCGGCGCCACCGACGGCATCGGCGCCGCCATCGCCCGCGCGCTCGCCGCGGAGGGAGCCATGGTCGTGGTCCACGGCCGCGACCCGGCCAGGGGAGAGAAGGTGGTCGCCGCCATCGCCGAGGCAGGCGGACGGGCCGCCTTCGTCCGCGCCGACCTCGCACACGCCGAGGCCGTACGCGACCTGGCCGCGGCAGCCCACGACCTGGCCGGTGGACCGCTCGACATCCTGGTCAACAACGCCGCCATGCTGATCACGCCGAGCCCGACCGCCGAGGTGGCCGAGGACCTCCTCGACGGAGCGCTGGCGGTCAACGTCAGGGCCGTCTTCCTGCTCACCGGCCTCGTCGCCCCGGCCATGGCCGCCCGCGGCCGCGGCGCGATCGTCAACATGGGCTCGATCAGCGGCCTGTTCGGCACGGACGGGTCGGCCCTCTACAGCATGACGAAGGCGGCGATCCACTCGCTGACCAAGTCGTGGGCGGACGAGTACGGCCCCCACGGCGTGCGGGTCAACACCGTGGCTCCGGGCCCGACGTTCACCGAGAAGGTCGCCGCGATGGAGGAGTACCTGACACCGATGATCTCCCGGCTGCCGTCCCGGCGGGCGAGCACACCGGACGAGGTGGCCCGGGCGGTCGTGTTCCTCGCCGGCGACGACGCGTCGAACATCCACGGGGCGACGCTGAGCGTCGACGGCGGACGAGCCGCGATCTGA
- a CDS encoding HAD-IIA family hydrolase, producing MSERKPIESWLSDMDGVLVHEGQPVPGADEFIRRLKESGKRFLVLTNNSIYTPRDLSVRLRAAGLEVPPEAIWTSALATAKFLADQRPEGSAYVIGEAGLTTALHEAGYVLTDLDPDYVVLGETRTYSFTSITRAIRLIDNGARFIATNPDPIGPSTEGSLPACGAVAAMITKATGVEPYFVGKPNPMMMRSALNQIDAHSETTAMIGDRMDTDVVCGIEAGLHTILVLTGVTQKDQIDRYPFRPTQVVNSVADLIELV from the coding sequence ATGAGCGAGCGAAAGCCCATCGAGTCGTGGCTGTCCGACATGGACGGGGTGCTGGTCCACGAGGGGCAGCCGGTGCCGGGTGCCGACGAGTTCATCAGGCGCCTCAAGGAGTCGGGGAAGCGGTTCCTCGTCCTGACGAACAACTCGATCTACACCCCCCGCGACCTGTCCGTGCGGTTGCGCGCGGCCGGGCTCGAGGTGCCGCCGGAGGCGATCTGGACCTCCGCGCTGGCCACCGCCAAGTTCCTCGCCGACCAGCGGCCCGAGGGCTCGGCGTACGTGATCGGGGAGGCGGGGCTGACCACGGCCCTGCACGAGGCCGGATATGTGCTGACCGATCTCGACCCCGACTACGTGGTGCTGGGCGAGACCCGCACCTACAGCTTCACGTCGATAACGCGGGCGATCCGGCTGATCGACAACGGAGCCCGTTTCATCGCGACCAACCCCGACCCCATCGGCCCCTCGACCGAGGGCTCGCTTCCCGCCTGCGGCGCGGTGGCCGCGATGATCACCAAGGCGACCGGGGTGGAGCCGTACTTCGTCGGCAAGCCCAACCCGATGATGATGCGCAGCGCGCTCAACCAGATCGACGCCCACAGCGAGACCACCGCGATGATCGGCGACCGGATGGACACCGACGTCGTCTGCGGCATCGAGGCCGGCCTGCACACGATCCTGGTGCTCACCGGCGTCACCCAGAAGGACCAGATCGACCGCTACCCGTTCCGGCCCACGCAGGTGGTCAACTCCGTGGCCGACCTCATCGAGCTGGTCTGA
- a CDS encoding LLM class flavin-dependent oxidoreductase, whose product MSDDNIRGVPRGTAEVPLSILELATVGEGSSPAEALRDATELARRAEEWGYHRIWVAEHHGMPGVASSSPAVLIAHLAAATRSIRIGSGGVMLPNHAPLVIAEQFGTLHALHPGRIDLGLGRAPGTDMATANALRRSADVDPDEFPQQVAELTGFLDAAFPAGHPYAKIQAVPRGDDRPPIWLLGSSGFSARLAGLLGLPFAFAHHFSAANTEPALDLYRSSFRPSEVLDRPYALIGVAAVAADTDEEALRQVMPGALSWLRLRQGRPGRTPTVEEAEAYPYTPMEREFVRDRLSNVVHGGPQTVRDGLEELRKRTGADELMITTQVHGGAARLRSYELIAQAYGMI is encoded by the coding sequence ATGAGCGATGACAACATCCGTGGGGTGCCGCGCGGGACCGCCGAGGTGCCGCTGTCGATCCTGGAGCTCGCGACCGTGGGCGAGGGCTCATCGCCCGCCGAGGCGCTGCGCGACGCCACCGAGCTGGCCCGCCGGGCCGAGGAGTGGGGCTACCACCGCATCTGGGTCGCCGAACACCACGGAATGCCCGGAGTCGCCAGCTCGTCTCCGGCCGTGCTGATCGCCCACCTCGCGGCGGCGACCCGGTCGATCCGGATCGGCTCCGGCGGCGTGATGCTGCCCAACCACGCCCCGCTGGTGATCGCCGAGCAGTTCGGCACGCTGCACGCGCTGCACCCCGGCCGCATCGACCTCGGCCTCGGCCGCGCCCCCGGAACGGACATGGCCACGGCGAACGCTCTCCGTCGCTCGGCCGACGTGGACCCGGACGAGTTCCCCCAGCAGGTGGCCGAGCTGACCGGCTTCCTCGACGCCGCCTTCCCGGCCGGGCATCCGTACGCGAAGATCCAGGCGGTGCCGCGCGGTGACGACCGGCCGCCGATCTGGCTGCTCGGCTCCAGCGGGTTCAGCGCCAGGCTGGCCGGGCTGCTCGGGCTGCCGTTCGCCTTCGCTCACCATTTCAGCGCCGCCAACACCGAGCCCGCGCTCGATCTCTACCGCTCCTCGTTCCGGCCCTCCGAGGTGCTCGACCGCCCGTACGCGCTGATCGGGGTGGCGGCGGTCGCGGCCGACACCGACGAGGAGGCGCTGCGCCAGGTCATGCCGGGCGCGCTGTCATGGCTGCGCCTGCGGCAGGGGAGGCCCGGCCGTACGCCCACCGTCGAGGAGGCGGAGGCCTACCCGTACACCCCGATGGAGCGGGAGTTCGTCCGCGACCGGCTGTCGAACGTGGTGCACGGCGGCCCGCAGACCGTGCGCGACGGGCTGGAGGAGCTGCGCAAGCGCACCGGGGCCGACGAACTGATGATCACCACGCAGGTCCACGGCGGCGCGGCGCGCCTGCGCTCCTACGAGCTGATCGCCCAGGCGTACGGGATGATCTGA
- a CDS encoding molybdopterin-dependent oxidoreductase has translation MTGAAVPYLAVETAAAADARDLGQAPAAPAPENNFVVQATPSWYFIQRENGSQEMKWGPVGYAVLHGEHVGYGELVPNDRMYIHNRARPPEIDRRTWRLKLTGDALTRPRTFTYEELLAMPSVTLKRTIDCGANCAAFFPKLPPGGADDRWLPVGYTQWHFGAVGAAEWTGVRAKDVLAAAGAENPVDVQFIGLDVIRNPSLPGGTARYSQVAPAGKVLEDDTLLVYRMNGQDLPIDHGYPLRLLLSGWAAVSYVKWLGEIEVSKHRIPPSGLQTRHLLTGPAYPEPVPLTVGPVRSAIEHDREITLAPGDITLRGRAWSGAGAIERVDVSVERLAAPGRWVTEMPWRAATLLSTPQPYMWVRFEVPWPGVKPGQYRVMSRARDKAGNVQPRPEDVVWNQHGLGYNGHYPLELIVAPPSDMP, from the coding sequence ATGACGGGCGCGGCCGTGCCGTACCTCGCCGTCGAGACGGCCGCGGCGGCGGACGCGAGAGACCTCGGCCAGGCTCCCGCGGCGCCCGCCCCCGAGAACAACTTCGTCGTGCAGGCGACGCCGTCGTGGTATTTCATCCAGCGGGAGAACGGCTCCCAGGAGATGAAGTGGGGTCCGGTCGGGTACGCGGTCCTCCACGGCGAACACGTCGGATATGGGGAGCTGGTCCCCAACGACCGGATGTACATCCACAACAGGGCCCGCCCGCCCGAGATCGACCGCCGGACATGGCGGCTGAAACTCACCGGCGACGCGCTCACCCGCCCGCGGACGTTCACGTACGAGGAACTGCTGGCCATGCCGTCCGTGACGCTGAAACGGACGATCGACTGCGGTGCGAACTGCGCCGCGTTCTTCCCCAAGCTGCCGCCCGGCGGAGCCGACGATCGCTGGCTTCCGGTCGGCTACACCCAGTGGCACTTCGGTGCGGTGGGGGCCGCCGAGTGGACGGGAGTGCGGGCCAAGGACGTGCTGGCGGCGGCCGGCGCGGAAAACCCGGTGGACGTGCAGTTCATCGGCCTCGACGTCATCCGCAACCCGAGCCTCCCCGGCGGCACGGCCCGCTACTCCCAGGTCGCCCCCGCGGGCAAGGTCCTGGAGGACGACACCCTGCTGGTCTATCGCATGAACGGGCAGGACCTGCCCATCGATCACGGCTATCCGCTGCGCCTGCTCCTGTCGGGCTGGGCCGCGGTCAGTTACGTCAAGTGGCTCGGCGAGATCGAGGTGTCGAAGCACCGCATCCCGCCGTCGGGGCTGCAGACGCGGCACCTGCTGACCGGCCCCGCCTATCCCGAGCCGGTCCCCCTGACCGTCGGTCCCGTACGCAGCGCCATCGAGCACGACCGGGAGATCACGCTCGCTCCCGGTGACATCACGCTGCGCGGGCGGGCCTGGTCGGGGGCGGGCGCGATCGAGCGGGTCGACGTCTCCGTGGAGAGGCTGGCCGCCCCCGGGCGGTGGGTCACCGAGATGCCATGGCGGGCGGCCACGCTGCTGAGCACGCCCCAGCCCTACATGTGGGTGCGGTTCGAGGTGCCCTGGCCCGGGGTGAAACCAGGGCAATACCGCGTGATGTCGCGTGCCAGGGACAAGGCGGGCAACGTCCAGCCACGCCCGGAGGACGTGGTGTGGAACCAGCACGGACTCGGCTACAACGGGCACTACCCGCTTGAGCTGATCGTGGCCCCGCCCAGCGACATGCCCTGA
- a CDS encoding response regulator transcription factor gives MPAGPALTVVIAEDGVLLREGLATLLARFGHRVAATAGDAEGLVTAVEEHAPDIVVTDVRMPPGFSDEGLRAAVALRAAHPGLAVLVLSQYVEQTYAAELLDSGDGTGVGYLLKDRIGEVEEFVDALTTVAGGGTVVDPEVVRQLLRRRRDPLRRLTPRESEVLALMAEGRSNAAIARALAVSEAVVGKHIGNILAKLDLPPDEDAHRRVLAVVTFLRG, from the coding sequence ATGCCTGCCGGCCCTGCCCTGACCGTCGTCATCGCCGAGGACGGCGTGCTGCTTCGCGAGGGACTGGCCACGTTGCTGGCCAGGTTCGGCCACCGGGTGGCCGCCACCGCGGGCGACGCCGAGGGGCTGGTGACGGCGGTGGAGGAGCACGCCCCCGACATCGTCGTCACCGACGTGCGGATGCCGCCCGGGTTCTCCGACGAGGGACTGCGGGCCGCCGTGGCGTTGCGCGCCGCGCACCCCGGCCTCGCCGTCCTGGTGCTGAGCCAGTACGTCGAGCAGACCTATGCGGCCGAACTGCTCGACTCCGGGGACGGCACCGGCGTGGGTTACCTCCTCAAGGACCGGATCGGGGAGGTCGAGGAGTTCGTGGACGCGCTGACCACCGTCGCCGGAGGGGGGACGGTCGTGGACCCGGAGGTCGTGCGTCAGCTCCTGCGCCGCCGCCGCGACCCGCTGCGGCGGCTCACCCCGCGGGAGAGCGAGGTCCTCGCCCTGATGGCCGAGGGCAGGTCGAACGCCGCGATCGCCCGCGCGCTGGCGGTGTCGGAGGCCGTCGTCGGCAAGCACATCGGGAACATCCTCGCCAAGCTCGACCTGCCTCCCGACGAGGACGCCCATCGCCGTGTGCTCGCCGTCGTCACGTTCCTGCGCGGCTGA
- a CDS encoding sensor histidine kinase: MRPNGPWQALARKDLLATSLPWRALAYLVTGVVVGMVVLASLVVSLTAGAVLTVLLVGVPLLALPVVAAVPLGALERRRLRILDAEPAPSPHRPARPGPRGWLETRLREQATWRALAYAGLLAVVLGPVELVAVTYGLLVPLVMICAPISVAEAGPIVLLKFWPLDSPVEAFAAALLGVVVLVLAAYPITALATAHALLARLLLTPGKGEPGERLAELTRSRSRLVEAFEVERRRIERDLHDGAQQRLVALTMTLGLAKVSTGEEAAGLVARAHEEAKLALAEIRDLIRGIHPRILADRGLPAAVAELADRSPVPVEVDVDVPRLPGPVESVAYFVVSEGLANVAKHSGAERASVRGRLDGGLLTVEIRDDGVGGADVTAGTGLAGLADRVSAFEGRLMLSSPPGGPTLLRAEIECLPALP, encoded by the coding sequence GTGCGCCCCAACGGCCCGTGGCAGGCCCTCGCACGCAAGGACCTGCTGGCGACCTCGCTGCCCTGGCGCGCCCTCGCCTACCTGGTGACGGGCGTGGTCGTGGGCATGGTCGTGCTGGCGTCGCTGGTCGTCTCGCTGACCGCAGGGGCGGTGCTCACCGTCCTCCTGGTGGGCGTGCCGCTGCTGGCGCTCCCGGTGGTCGCCGCCGTGCCGCTGGGCGCGCTCGAACGCAGGCGGCTGCGGATCCTGGACGCCGAGCCCGCGCCGAGCCCCCACCGCCCCGCGCGTCCGGGTCCGCGCGGATGGCTCGAGACGCGGCTGCGCGAGCAGGCGACGTGGCGGGCCCTCGCCTATGCGGGCCTGCTGGCCGTCGTGCTCGGCCCGGTCGAGCTGGTCGCCGTGACGTACGGCCTGCTCGTGCCGCTCGTGATGATCTGCGCCCCGATCAGCGTGGCGGAGGCGGGGCCCATCGTGCTGCTGAAGTTCTGGCCGCTCGACTCGCCCGTCGAGGCGTTCGCCGCCGCGCTCCTCGGGGTCGTGGTGCTCGTCCTGGCGGCGTACCCGATCACCGCCCTCGCGACTGCGCACGCTCTGCTGGCCCGGCTGCTGCTCACGCCGGGGAAGGGCGAGCCGGGCGAGCGGCTCGCCGAGCTGACCCGCTCCCGGAGCCGCCTGGTCGAGGCGTTCGAGGTCGAGCGGCGGCGCATCGAACGTGACCTGCACGACGGCGCGCAGCAGCGGCTGGTGGCGCTGACCATGACGCTCGGCCTGGCCAAGGTCTCCACGGGGGAGGAGGCGGCCGGGCTCGTGGCCAGGGCGCACGAGGAGGCGAAGCTCGCCCTCGCCGAGATCCGCGACCTGATCCGCGGCATCCACCCCCGCATCCTCGCCGATCGCGGGCTGCCCGCCGCGGTCGCGGAGCTGGCCGACCGGTCGCCCGTCCCGGTCGAGGTCGACGTGGACGTCCCCCGGCTGCCGGGGCCGGTGGAGTCGGTCGCCTATTTCGTCGTCAGTGAGGGCCTGGCCAACGTGGCCAAGCACAGCGGAGCCGAGCGGGCCTCGGTGCGGGGCCGGCTCGACGGCGGGCTGCTCACCGTCGAGATCCGGGACGACGGCGTGGGCGGCGCGGACGTGACCGCCGGCACCGGGCTCGCCGGGCTCGCCGACCGCGTCTCGGCGTTCGAGGGCAGGCTGATGCTGTCGAGCCCGCCGGGCGGCCCCACCCTGCTGCGCGCGGAGATCGAATGCCTGCCGGCCCTGCCCTGA
- a CDS encoding class I SAM-dependent methyltransferase: MNSAVQQVSDLRAFAGVALRRQGVVGAVAPSSRSLARALTAVVPTTGPAVVVELGPGTGAISEAIRERLAPGSRQLAVEIDPGMVAHLRRARPWLDVLQGDAARLGALLGERGVSRVDAVISTLPWTLFPEDAQEAILGEVGRVLRPTGAFTTVTYLPAVPLARARRFRRRLRAAFDEVLTTGPVWRNMPPGLAYVCRRPVRHG; the protein is encoded by the coding sequence ATGAACAGCGCAGTCCAGCAGGTCTCCGACCTGAGGGCGTTCGCGGGCGTGGCGCTGCGCCGGCAGGGCGTCGTGGGCGCCGTCGCCCCGAGCTCGCGCTCGCTCGCGCGTGCCCTCACCGCCGTCGTCCCGACGACCGGTCCCGCCGTGGTCGTGGAGCTCGGGCCGGGCACCGGCGCGATCAGCGAGGCCATCAGGGAACGGCTCGCGCCCGGCTCCCGCCAGCTCGCCGTCGAGATCGACCCGGGGATGGTGGCGCACCTGCGCCGCGCCCGGCCCTGGCTGGACGTGCTCCAGGGCGACGCGGCCCGCCTCGGCGCACTGCTGGGCGAACGGGGTGTCTCCCGGGTCGACGCCGTGATCAGCACGCTGCCGTGGACGCTCTTCCCCGAGGACGCGCAGGAGGCGATTCTCGGGGAGGTCGGGCGGGTGCTGCGCCCGACGGGGGCGTTCACGACCGTGACCTATCTGCCCGCGGTGCCGCTGGCACGGGCGCGGCGGTTCCGGCGGCGCCTGCGCGCCGCCTTCGACGAGGTGCTCACGACCGGGCCGGTCTGGCGCAACATGCCGCCCGGCCTGGCGTACGTGTGCCGGAGACCGGTGCGCCATGGCTGA
- a CDS encoding TIGR03619 family F420-dependent LLM class oxidoreductase translates to MKVGFGVPVSGSWATPENMRRIARRADELGYHGVWTFQRLLYPVGNPMGPVYRSVHDPVVTLAYLAGVTERVRLGVAVLNLPFVSPVLMAKQLATLQEVSGGRLDVGLGLGWLPEEFAASGVPMERRGRRGEEYVGLLRRLWTEDVVEHKGEFYEVPRSHQDPKPATPPTVMLGGTARVALERAGRIADGWISSSRADLDTIDQQIAIVKEAARQAGRDPGALRFVVRGVTRVRPAEEGPLTGSYDKIRRDVEALAAKGVTEVFHDLNFDPEIGSPEADPRESMRRAEEALEALAPR, encoded by the coding sequence ATGAAGGTTGGTTTCGGTGTGCCGGTGTCGGGCTCGTGGGCGACCCCGGAGAACATGAGGCGGATCGCGCGCCGCGCGGACGAGCTCGGCTACCACGGGGTGTGGACGTTCCAGCGCCTGCTCTATCCGGTCGGCAACCCGATGGGCCCGGTCTACCGGAGCGTGCACGACCCCGTCGTCACGCTCGCGTACCTGGCGGGCGTCACCGAGCGGGTGCGGCTCGGGGTGGCCGTGCTCAACCTGCCGTTCGTCTCTCCGGTGCTTATGGCCAAGCAGCTCGCCACCCTCCAGGAGGTGTCGGGCGGCAGGCTCGACGTGGGCCTGGGGCTCGGCTGGCTGCCCGAGGAGTTCGCCGCCTCCGGCGTGCCGATGGAACGGCGGGGCAGACGCGGCGAGGAGTACGTCGGCCTGCTGCGGCGGCTGTGGACCGAGGACGTCGTCGAGCACAAGGGCGAGTTCTACGAGGTCCCGCGCTCCCACCAGGACCCCAAGCCGGCCACGCCGCCCACGGTGATGCTCGGCGGCACGGCCCGGGTTGCGCTGGAGCGGGCCGGGCGGATCGCCGACGGCTGGATCAGCTCCAGCCGGGCCGATCTGGACACCATCGACCAGCAGATCGCCATCGTGAAGGAGGCGGCCCGGCAGGCGGGCCGCGACCCCGGCGCCCTGCGGTTCGTCGTCCGCGGCGTCACCCGCGTCCGCCCGGCCGAGGAGGGCCCGCTGACCGGGTCGTACGACAAGATCCGGCGGGACGTCGAGGCGCTCGCGGCCAAGGGCGTCACCGAGGTCTTCCACGACCTCAACTTCGACCCCGAGATCGGCAGCCCCGAGGCCGACCCCCGCGAGTCCATGCGACGCGCCGAAGAGGCACTCGAAGCTCTCGCCCCCCGCTGA